AGGTTCACCGGTTCCAGGGTGGGTTCGGTGGCTTCTTTTCGGGTGATTACACTTCCACCCAGTTTAAGGATAATCATGAAACGTATTCTCCTATAAAGACAATTATTCTCCTAACTCTGTAAACATCGTGAAATTAATCACCAGGTCACCCCTTTGGATGATATTCCCACCTGGAATGCGTTTTCAATTGAATTCAGTTCTGTTAATACTTCCCTGGTTTTCCCGGGGCAGTAGGCAATGATGCTGCCCCACCTCCAGCTCCGGTTATTTTGGATCCCATGGCACCGGCATGGCGTGCCTGGTAAACCAGGCAGGATAATTCCAGGGTGTTAACTCCCAGTGAATCCAGGAGTCCCTGGTTGATGTTCATCAATTCCCCTACCTGTTTTTGGTCTCCCCGGGTTATGGATTCCCGGGCCTGGTTGGTTATCTCTTCCATGACTTCCAGGATGGGGTTGATTATGGTGGGATGTGCCTGGCGTAGCTTTCTGACTTCTGCCACCAGGATGCCTGTGTTTCCTGGTTGGGAGGTGTATCCCACTACCAGTGGTATTTTCAAGGCGGTTTTTATCTTCACTGCTCCTCTTTGGGGTGTGAAGTATAGTAATCCCCCATGGGTGGATACTGTGGTGTCCAGTGGGCTGGCTGCTCCCTGGACTTCCAGTTCTACCTGGTGGGCTATGCGGGCCAGGTTTTCTCGGGATAGTTCCTGTTCCTGGTAGCGTGCCCTGGCGGCCAGGGTGGCCACGGTGATGGCTGCTGATGATCCCAGCCCCCCTCCTATGGGTATTTCCAGATCCACTTCTATGTCCAGGCCATGGTCCAGTGGGGAATTCAGTTCCTCCTGGAATAGTGCACATTTAATGTATTGCATTATCCCGGCATCAAAGGTACCAGGGTTTTCTTCCACTTCACCGGAACTGGTTAATTGAGTTATGGAATTAGTATCAGTATTGATACTTCCGTAAACATCCAGTTCGGGTATTTTAAGCTGTATGTGGTCTGTGGTTCCTTCGTTGATGGTTACTCTGGCTCTTTTATCTACGGCCACGGCAATGGCTGGTTTCCCGTAGACCACTGCATGTTCTCCAAAAAGGATGGCCTTGCCTGGTGCAGATGCGGTGACTGTCATTGGATTGAACTCCGTTCACTAAAATCTGTCGAATATTTTTCTATTTTAACTAACCCTTCCTGTTGGTTTATTTTTGTCCCTGAATGATTACCTATGAGTTTGATAATTTAACTTATGACCATTATTACTATTTTTTTAAACCATTTAAATCCCATTGTTTGATTTATAATGGGGATTATCCCTGTTTTTAGGGAATCTTCGGCCATTTATACTCACACAATTTTATTGGGAACTCATCCTGTAACATGCGATCCACAA
This DNA window, taken from Methanobacterium subterraneum, encodes the following:
- the mvk gene encoding mevalonate kinase, producing MTVTASAPGKAILFGEHAVVYGKPAIAVAVDKRARVTINEGTTDHIQLKIPELDVYGSINTDTNSITQLTSSGEVEENPGTFDAGIMQYIKCALFQEELNSPLDHGLDIEVDLEIPIGGGLGSSAAITVATLAARARYQEQELSRENLARIAHQVELEVQGAASPLDTTVSTHGGLLYFTPQRGAVKIKTALKIPLVVGYTSQPGNTGILVAEVRKLRQAHPTIINPILEVMEEITNQARESITRGDQKQVGELMNINQGLLDSLGVNTLELSCLVYQARHAGAMGSKITGAGGGAASLPTAPGKPGKY